From the genome of Varibaculum prostatecancerukia, one region includes:
- a CDS encoding type IV toxin-antitoxin system AbiEi family antitoxin domain-containing protein produces MNVLTYARDLWEVAAYNHGVLTVSEAISAGVPAVEVRKLTYRGTLRSYGNGVYVHHGVPLTRFTQFAIAVALAGKGGFLWGDAVFSLLELGDFNPRSIRVATRRRVRRKLPQWMQLTDRVDIVEKDITEYCNLPSTSVNEALTDVFPQLPNEKWLALVQECYRKDFVTAKELKAKEVLYGRGHSSQNHCST; encoded by the coding sequence GTGAATGTTTTGACCTATGCGCGGGATTTGTGGGAGGTAGCGGCTTATAACCACGGGGTATTAACCGTTTCGGAGGCAATTTCTGCCGGTGTACCTGCTGTTGAGGTGCGAAAATTAACGTATAGAGGCACGCTGCGTAGCTATGGTAACGGGGTATACGTACATCATGGGGTGCCGCTCACGCGTTTTACCCAGTTCGCCATAGCGGTGGCGTTAGCTGGTAAAGGCGGGTTTTTATGGGGAGATGCAGTCTTTTCTCTTTTGGAACTGGGGGATTTTAATCCGCGTTCGATCCGGGTTGCTACCCGTAGACGGGTACGGAGAAAGTTGCCGCAGTGGATGCAGCTTACCGATCGCGTTGACATTGTGGAAAAAGATATAACTGAGTACTGCAATCTGCCATCCACCTCGGTAAACGAGGCACTGACAGATGTTTTTCCCCAACTACCAAATGAAAAATGGCTGGCGTTAGTGCAGGAGTGCTACCGTAAAGATTTTGTTACCGCAAAGGAACTCAAGGCTAAGGAAGTGCTGTATGGGCGGGGTCATTCCTCCCAAAATCATTGCTCAACTTGA
- a CDS encoding nucleotidyl transferase AbiEii/AbiGii toxin family protein gives MGGVIPPKIIAQLEQRLQEVSAARGITVARSRLMLSTLVVSQMLPEFTVIKGGMGMKLRAGEPGTRATSDLDVFISEQTRRFEEALRVKLMKGWGFVPPSKAQLRNNPNSAPRTAFTGALVALPIHDPGVKLPQYLVQPYRVSLKFLGKQWSALKVEVSAQEIETSMYGGTRIDSDLYDFNARFGFGELKPVSLISPEAQFAQKLHAVTDLTYSRAHDLVDLQVLWRMQLDLVELKQLCVRTFSWRKAQAWPPLPLRDMSGWESVYLEARAETQVNDATDILSSLSDARQWLEQTIRTIDRTQ, from the coding sequence ATGGGCGGGGTCATTCCTCCCAAAATCATTGCTCAACTTGAGCAACGACTGCAAGAAGTGTCCGCCGCTCGGGGGATTACGGTGGCGCGCTCCCGGCTAATGCTGTCTACCTTGGTTGTATCCCAGATGCTTCCAGAGTTCACAGTAATAAAAGGCGGTATGGGCATGAAGCTGCGCGCGGGCGAGCCTGGAACTCGCGCGACCTCGGATCTTGATGTTTTTATCTCTGAGCAAACCCGCAGATTCGAAGAAGCGCTGCGCGTTAAGTTGATGAAAGGCTGGGGTTTCGTCCCGCCATCAAAAGCACAGCTACGCAATAATCCAAACAGCGCGCCCCGAACAGCTTTCACGGGGGCTTTGGTTGCTTTACCGATCCATGACCCTGGGGTGAAGCTCCCTCAGTATTTGGTGCAACCGTACCGAGTTTCATTAAAATTTCTTGGGAAGCAGTGGTCTGCGCTCAAGGTGGAAGTGTCAGCACAAGAGATTGAGACGAGTATGTATGGGGGTACTCGTATAGACAGTGATTTGTATGATTTTAATGCCCGTTTCGGCTTTGGGGAGTTGAAGCCTGTAAGTTTGATTTCTCCTGAAGCTCAGTTTGCGCAGAAGCTTCATGCAGTTACTGATCTGACATATTCCAGAGCCCATGATTTGGTGGATCTGCAGGTGCTGTGGCGCATGCAGCTGGACTTGGTGGAACTTAAGCAATTATGTGTACGAACTTTTTCCTGGAGAAAAGCGCAAGCCTGGCCACCTCTACCTTTGCGCGATATGAGCGGTTGGGAAAGTGTATACCTGGAAGCGCGCGCTGAGACTCAGGTCAATGATGCTACGGACATACTGTCGTCACTTTCCGATGCGAGACAGTGGCTAGAACAAACTATTCGCACCATTGATAGAACGCAATGA
- a CDS encoding aldo/keto reductase codes for MYQVKGTELSVFELALGANTFGWTSDKADSFAVMDAYCEAGGNFIDTADVYSAWGEGLKGGESEGVIGDWLSERKNRDQIVIATKVSQHPDFPGLAPENIKSACEASLKRLQTDYIDLYYAHFDDNKTPIADMAAAFDSLVKAGKVRHVAMSNFSPERMREWFQVAAEANLATPVAIQNQYNLLYRKDFEQSYQPICKEFGVAEFSYFSLASGFLTGKYRKAEDLAGKERSNFLSEYNRPESFELVDALVKVAAELESTPTAVSLAWLRAKGVAAPIASARNPQQLKDLVASASLSLPAEAIATLDEKSQPFA; via the coding sequence ATGTATCAGGTTAAGGGCACGGAGCTTTCAGTTTTTGAACTGGCTTTAGGAGCTAATACTTTCGGTTGGACCAGTGATAAAGCTGATTCGTTTGCAGTCATGGATGCTTACTGCGAGGCGGGCGGAAACTTCATCGACACTGCCGATGTTTACTCTGCCTGGGGCGAAGGTCTAAAGGGCGGAGAATCTGAGGGGGTAATCGGTGACTGGCTCAGCGAACGAAAAAATCGCGACCAGATAGTAATCGCCACCAAGGTAAGCCAGCACCCCGACTTTCCCGGTCTCGCCCCGGAAAATATTAAATCCGCTTGTGAAGCGTCCTTAAAACGACTACAAACCGATTACATCGATCTCTACTATGCGCATTTCGATGACAATAAGACCCCAATAGCGGATATGGCTGCCGCGTTTGATTCCCTGGTAAAGGCAGGAAAAGTGCGCCACGTAGCCATGTCTAACTTTTCTCCCGAGCGGATGCGCGAATGGTTCCAGGTGGCCGCGGAAGCCAATCTGGCAACACCGGTAGCGATCCAAAATCAATACAACCTGCTTTACCGCAAAGATTTCGAACAGAGCTACCAGCCGATTTGTAAAGAATTCGGAGTTGCGGAGTTCAGCTACTTCTCGCTAGCATCCGGATTCCTGACCGGAAAATACCGCAAAGCAGAAGACCTTGCCGGCAAAGAGCGCAGCAACTTCCTGTCAGAATATAACCGACCCGAATCTTTTGAGCTGGTAGATGCCCTAGTAAAGGTAGCTGCAGAACTTGAATCTACGCCCACGGCAGTTTCCCTTGCCTGGCTGCGCGCCAAGGGCGTAGCCGCCCCAATTGCCTCCGCGCGTAATCCCCAGCAGCTAAAGGACCTGGTGGCTTCCGCCAGCCTGAGCCTACCAGCGGAAGCGATTGCGACCCTGGACGAAAAGTCACAACCCTTCGCCTAG
- a CDS encoding NAD(P)-dependent alcohol dehydrogenase — MTQVKAYAMDSATSPFHPVTLERREPGPTEIYFEIKYAGVCHSDIHTGRAEWGEVIYPLTPGHEIAGIVTKIGSKVTKFAVGDRVGVGCFVDSCGKCEACQAGTEQFCNGEGGTIWTYNCIGRDGVPTAGGYSTGITVEQDYVCRIPDAIPLEKAAPIMCAGVTLYSPLKRLGAGPGKKVAIVGMGGLGHMGVQIAAALGAETHVISRTRAKEEDAKRFGAVALHPTSEDGTWESLHSQFDLVVSTLSDGMEIDQLLDCVKPEGIVGIVGLPENRQSFAMGNLVGSQKMLAGSNIGGIALTQEVLDFCAEKNIAPQIEIISGEQINEAWDNVVAAKVRYRYVIDTATF, encoded by the coding sequence ATGACCCAGGTAAAAGCCTATGCGATGGATTCGGCCACCTCGCCCTTCCACCCCGTAACCTTAGAGCGGCGCGAACCGGGGCCCACCGAAATCTACTTCGAGATCAAATATGCCGGGGTCTGCCACTCTGATATTCACACCGGACGCGCGGAGTGGGGAGAGGTAATCTACCCCCTCACCCCCGGTCATGAAATCGCGGGAATCGTCACCAAAATCGGCTCGAAAGTAACCAAGTTTGCGGTTGGTGACCGGGTAGGGGTCGGCTGTTTCGTGGATTCCTGCGGAAAATGCGAGGCGTGCCAGGCAGGAACCGAACAATTCTGTAATGGCGAGGGCGGGACTATCTGGACTTATAACTGCATCGGGCGCGACGGCGTCCCCACAGCCGGCGGTTATTCCACCGGGATCACCGTGGAACAAGACTACGTGTGCCGGATACCGGACGCGATTCCTCTAGAAAAAGCCGCCCCGATTATGTGTGCCGGGGTGACCTTATATTCCCCACTCAAACGGCTAGGGGCAGGACCGGGCAAGAAAGTCGCCATCGTGGGCATGGGAGGACTCGGTCATATGGGGGTACAGATCGCCGCCGCCCTGGGAGCCGAAACCCACGTCATTTCCCGCACTCGCGCGAAAGAAGAGGACGCGAAACGATTTGGGGCAGTTGCGCTGCACCCCACTTCCGAGGACGGGACTTGGGAAAGCCTGCACTCCCAGTTCGACCTGGTGGTATCCACCCTGTCTGACGGAATGGAAATCGATCAGTTGCTAGATTGTGTAAAACCCGAAGGGATCGTAGGGATTGTGGGACTGCCCGAGAATCGCCAGTCCTTTGCCATGGGCAACCTGGTGGGTAGCCAAAAGATGCTGGCCGGCTCCAATATCGGCGGCATCGCCCTCACCCAGGAAGTACTGGACTTTTGCGCCGAGAAAAATATCGCGCCCCAGATAGAGATCATTTCCGGCGAGCAAATCAATGAAGCCTGGGACAACGTGGTAGCCGCTAAGGTGCGCTACCGCTACGTAATCGACACCGCCACCTTCTAG